The genomic window ggccaaatgtcgtctactatagctttagttcgatcaaagctttgtgagtggatttgctagatggaaactgaaagaagtccgtcgcatatgtgtatgtgtgcgttgttTGTCGCCTCacctccacttgacaactggtgttgatgtgtttacacccccgtaacttagcggttcggcaaaagtgattgatagaataagtaccaggctttaaaaaaattcttcaaggcgatgacTGATGACTATATCTAGCCATAACTGTGCACCAAGCATGACATATAGGCATTCTATCTAAGGCATTGAATCAAATCATGACCAAATACCAAAATAGGTTTTATATTAAGTCATCTTATATTAAGGTGTAGGCATGGTTGTATGGcgagaagtttacttcacaaacacattgtttcaggttcagccccactgtgtggcatcttggacagatattttttactatagccccgggccgaccaaagtcctgAAAGTGggtttcgtagacagaaactaaaagaagtccgtcgtgtgtgtattatatatatatatatatacactcacacacacacacacacacacacacatatatatatatatatatgcatacacgcatgtacacacatacaaaaaaatcaGTTATTAGTAGGTATAGTACAATATTAGAGAGTGTATAAGAAGAGAAATGATAAGAGTAAAATCGAAGAAAGCAATAGAGTTTGAGCGGAGTACAGATTTGTAGAAATGAAATGGtatatgaaagaagaaatatatacatatatatgcatacatatatacacacacacacacacacacatatacatatatatatatatgcatacatatatacacacacacacacacacatatttcgtgaaatatgtgtgtgtctatgagtatgtatgtatgtatgtatgtatgtatgtatgtatgtatgtatgtatgtatgtatgtatatatatatatatatgtgtgtgtgtgtgtgtgtgtgtgtgtgtgtgtatgtatatttacatatacataaatttagaCCCTCTTCTAAACTCTCTGATGATTTGGCACCTCAACTGTTTAAGATATTTAATTTTCTCTGCATTGAAACTTCATCAGTAATATTTGATAATATCTAACCCGTGTCTATTGGAAGTATTTGATCCGAGTTACGTGGTCataacttttctttttccatttatcCTACTTGTTTATTCTACTTGtttattctacttgtttcagtccttggaCTATGACTAGGTTAGTTTGAAAGGttcttagtcgagcaaattaacttagtattttatttctgttttttaagtttggtacttattctagtcgccaaatcgctaagttagagatataaacaaatcaccaccgcggacacagacacaaacacattcacagatatgtatatttacatacatacatacatacatacatacatacatacatacatacatacgtacatacatatatacatatactgtttgtgtgtgtgtgtgtgtgagagagagagtgtgtgtatatggatggatgtatatagacGTATCTTTTGATCTGTCAGTCCTCGATCTTAATGAACATTGTTGATACAGGTGCCTCCACTATGTAGCTGCATGCAAGAGAAAGAACAAAGGAACAGAGACGGTTTTAAGCAATATTTTCTATAAGAGTTTATTTAACTGCATGGctgacatatttacacacacacacacacacatatttgaaaaaataaatggcTTTTCTGAGAATTTGTCCACttaaataattagatgtttataaataaacatcaaattattaaagtggaaaaattctcagaaaagccatttctagtcattttttcaatataatactgtaccaagaagtttctatttcttattctactatacatgcacacacacacacacacacacacacacacacacgcgcactcacacacacacacgcgcactcacacacacacacgcgcactcacacacacacacgaacacacacatatatgataaatGTTTTGGAATAGCCATCTCTCATGACACAATAATTATCttctaatattttcttaatttttcttccGTCAGCCCGCCGAGCGAAATGCctggtggcattttgtccgtccttgcgttctgagttcaaaaatcatcgaggtcgacttcgccttttatcctttcggggtcgataaaataagtaccagttgagtactggggtcgaagttATCGACTTACCTCCAGCCCCGAACTTGCTGACtctgtgccaagatttgaaatcaatatttccttAATTGTTTCTTGTTAgcacgcttagcagcatttcgtccgactctacgttctgaggtcaaattccaccgaggttgactttgcctttcatccttctggggtcgataaaatattacCAGTTGTgcaccgggatcgatgtaatcgacttgactaTTCCCCCAAAATGTTGGCattaagcaaaaatttgaaaccaatattttcttaatttttggaATAATCCAGTACTTCATACAATAGAAGTGACCattctaataatattttttgtttcaaaatgtCATGTTTTTCACATTTTTGGTCCCTCCCCACCGCAACATGTTATGGCTGGGTTGCAGTGAATTGTTCCattattttgtagttttcttGTGTTTCAAGCAACTCACATTACAATATACTCCCACAAATTTTTGAGAGGTGTCTCTTCTAGCGAACTGCATCCGTGACATAGCTAGAACCGTATCCCAAACACTGGGGTTTCTATTAAGCACCAGAAAATACATCAACCCTAAATAATCGTTGGTACTCTACAAAGTTCAAGTGATGCCCACAATGGAGTACTGCACCAACATCGTCGGAATGCATTTAGAGAACCATTTCACCGATTGCCAATAAAGCCACTCACTGACACGCCCCAGCCTGGGACCTGTCGGCGTACTACTATAATGGCCTGTCGCTACTATGATGGCCTCTGCTCCTCGGAGCTGGCTGGTCATGTACCTTCCATTCGTCTCGCTACTTCTTATCACTCCTGTTTTTGTGTCTAAGTCCCTCAGGCCCTCACAACTATCACTACGCAGCCCCTGCCTCTCCAGAGCACTGCACCTCTGGAATCTTCTCTTTACCCATGTCTTCCATGCAAATGTTGACTTGCAACAGCTTCAACAGACCATAAACGGCACCAAAGTGACTGATTTCGGAGGAGCTGCAAAGGTTGGGAGCCCTGCCACTTCCTCCAGATTTAGAATTACGAAATAAGGGACAACTATTTCAAAAgactttaaaatttcattttgcaaCTTTTTATATCCGCGAAGAAAGCCTGCATATGGTCTctcgatctgctaaaaataacaaacaaaccgTATTACaagagtttattattttttttatctctcattcctttacttgtttcaatcgttaaactgcggccatactggagtaccgcgtcgatcccagtatttattattttttgtgaagCCTagatcttattctatcggtcccttttgctgaacggctaagttacggagacaccaacacaacactggttatcaagctatggtggggaaaaacacagacacaaagatacgcacacacgtaccCACCCactcccatatgtgtgtgtgtgtgtgtgtgtgtatccgacgttcttctttaagtttctgtttaccaaatccacccacaacacTTTAGCTTACttgaggcgatagtagaagacacctgctcaaggtatcacgcagtgagactgaactcggaatcatgtggtagaagcagacttcttaccatacagccacgcctgcgctctcaggcgcggctgtgtggtaagaagttttaaaatgcaataaaacacGCATCATAAATCTATTGGGCAGATGGGCCGGAAATTTTTGAGAGTAccaaaaatgtttgtttattatttattttagaaaagtgATTTCATTTGTTTGAAATGCAAGAATattaagaaatgaagaaaaattcaaCTCTGCCAACAGAAGGATTAGAGTGTGAGGAGGTTACACTGAAATTGGTAGAGGACCAAAACTGCGAAAAGGAATGGAACTTTGTATAAGGAACAGAGACCATTATAGTAGCGACGAGCCATTACAATAATACGCCCAAAGGTCAGAGGCTGCTGCGCGTCTGTgagtgacgtttttttttttacccctcagTTGTTTGAAAGACAGGAATTCggaaacaataaatgaataaaataaaggcctggatgtgtggttaagaagttcgctttgtagttacgtggtttcgggttcagtcccacagtgtggcatcttgggcaaatgtcttctactattttctCGGGCTGACCAACACCTCGTGACGAAAACTGAGCGGAAGCTCGTCCTATATGACTCAGTAGTTAGGGTGTTCGGCTCACGACAGTAAGGCAGCGAGTCTATTTCCTGGCGGTGcgctgtatccttgagcaagacactttatttcacgttgctccagcccacccagctttatttatatacttttgtttTAACCATTGGTCTACCAGACAAAATGTATGTCACTAATTACCAACTGGGTTCAATGgacccaatatttttcttttaattaaattttattcaaactatCACTATTTCTTGGCTACATTATAATATACCATCAGGTGaatgatagtatatataataaaaacaatagggCTTAcagaatttattataaattttaaaaaattacaaaaatacagaattacagctCTTCATGGCATTGAATGCAGATAACATTTGGAATATTCTTTGCAAACATGGCTATTGCAATTCTTACATGTAGTACGAGTTTTCCTGCTTTTTTTAGGGACACACAAAGACATCTTCCATTTTTCTTCGGCTGAAGAATTTCAAATGAAGTTGAAGAtcgtcttcttttcttgtttggttgaAAAATGTTAGCGGAACTAGAAGATTGTTTGTCATATTCTTTTAACTCCAGCAAGTTCCTTTCCTAACTGAATTAGGCACTGTCTTCTTTTATTCTTGAAACTTTTCAAGTGAAGCTGTTTAGCAACAATGAAAACATTCACTGCATTTATATCAGTCATGCTGTAGAATATAACCATAGGCCACCTTCGAGTCATTCTTGTGAAAGTGTATGTCTTTACCATCCTATCTAGAGTATCTACtcctctttttgttttgttgtaacatGTAATAACTTCAGGTTTCTTTACAGCACTTTTTGAATCAATTGAAGGCTGAGAGTGCGCTGTACCCATAAGTGTGACTACACAATCTTTCTTGGGACAATAAGATAGGATCATAGGATCATAGAATCCTTTTTTCCATTTGTGAGAGCACTTGGAAGTTCAACTCTGTTCTTTCTAATTGTTCCAACTAAAGTAGGTTTCTTGCTAAGCAGCTTTCGAGCCAATACTAGACATGTAAAAAAATTATCACAAGTTATATTGCGACGAGTATTTTCAAGTTCTTAGGTCTTCAACAACTCTTGAACCTTGATTTGTCTCTCTCCTTTTTACAGGGTCTTTTCCAGTGTAGATTTGCATTTTCCAGGCATAAAATATTTCACTGTCacattttaattcaatatttccCTGGTTTTGAAGGAATATATACCTGGAATGGGCAACGCCCTCTAAATGAAACTAATTGTTCATCAACTGTCATGCATGAACTTGGAGCATATCCATCTTGCAAATTTTGATTCCACATTTCAAATACTTCTCTTGCGGGCTCCAgtttatcatcatttagcattcttCTTGCACTAGCATCATCAAAATGCAATACTTGTAAAATCTGTTGAAATCTTCCCTGGctcataattttgttgaatattcGGTGGCCATCTTCTTGACTCCATAACTGTGTGACATTTGCATGTTTAGATTTATAAACGCCTATAAGAATAATCAGTTCAATAAATTTCTTTAGTTCAGAGAGATCAGTTTCCTTCCATTTACCTTTGTAAACAACCGGACCTTCAACATTTGTCCATTTACCTATTACTTCGAGAAGATTCTGGCGCATAAAGATAGTAAAACATGTTTCAATGCTATCACAAAACCTTTTAGCAAAACGGGATGGTCCACATTCTTGGCGCACAATATTGCATGATGAAGTTCTTACTGCTGCTTGAGTAAGAGGATTAGAATGCCAAACTTCATGTCTGTCTCTAGAAACATATTACTTATTCTGTGTCATCAGATGATGAAGATACTCAAAAACAgataattgtttttgagtatcttCATCATCTGATGACACAAAACCTAAACTGTCCGGCACACAATCACTTTCACTATCATCTTCAGAACAATAGAAGGAATCGCTACTATCTTCTTTCCATTCTTCATCTAATTCCAATAACCTTTTTCGATATTTAGTCTTCCCTCAAGTTTTCACGTCGAGGCATATTGGAAAGCACAACTGAACTATATGAAACTTGATAGCAGACTAAAGGCAGATATTGCTCTCTCACATATTTATACTCTCCTAAAAGATGATGCAATATATTGTAAGAATTGCGTCATCACATAGAAATATTGCATCACCTAGCAGACTGAAGATGATAAAATACCACACAAATTTATaggatattttcataatttttcctattttatctaaaattcagcaaataaactgaatacaattttatctattttatatctgataaatatctaagaaaataatatttgatactgCTTTTATTCTGTTTAGAATGACAAGAGTATTGCCTGAATTTAATTCGAGGGTCGGGTGGATCCATACGGCAATTAATGTATAAAGCGAAATTTTCTCGCTTTTATAAACGTACAAAAAATTTCCCATttgacaaataaaagagagtcaaGAAACAATAAGAGTCATAAGatttcaaataatataaacagatggaaaaaaacaactgaaaaaaaaactgaaattggACCCATTGGTAGATAGAAAGTTAAAGTGAAAGataggagaaagtgaaagatgtacgtGTACATgaaatggatgtgtatgtgtgtttgtttgtttgtgtgtgtgtgtgtggtgtatccgacgttcttctttaagtttctgtttaccaaatccacccacaacacTTTAGCTTACttgaggcgatagtagaagacacctgctcaaggtatcacgcagtgagactgaactcggaatcatgtggtagaagcagacttcttaccatacagccacgcctgcgctctcaggcgcggctgtgtggtaagaagttttaaaatgcaataaaacacGCATCATAAATCTATTGGGCAGATGGGCCGGAAATTTTTGAGAGTAccaaaaatgtttgtttattatttattttagaaaagtgATTTCATTTGTTTGAAATGCAAGAATattaagaaatgaagaaaaattcaaCTCTGCCAACAGAAGGATTAGAGTGTGAGGAGGTTACACTGAAATTGGTAGAGGACCAAAACTGCGAAAAGGAATGGAACTTTGTATAAGGAACAGAGACCATTATAGTAGCGACGAGCCATTACAATAATACGCCCAAAGGTCAGAGGCTGCTGCGCGTCTGTgagtgacgtttttttttttacccctcagTTGTTGAAAGACAGGAATTCggaaacaataaatgaataaaataaaggcctggatgtgtggttaagaagttcgctttgtagttacgtggtttcgggttcagtcccacagtgtggcatcttgggcaaatgtcttctactattttctCGGGCTGACCAACACCTCGTGACGAAAACTGAGCGGAAGCTCGTCCTATATGACTCAGTAGTTAGGGTGTTCGGCTCACGACAGTAAGGCAGCGAGTCTATTTCCTGGCGGTGCgcgtatccttgagcaagacactttatttcacgttgctccagcccacccagctttatttatatacttttgtttTAACCATTGGTCTACCAGACAAAATGTATGTCACTAATTACCAACTGGGTTCAATGgacccaatatttttcttttaattaaattttattcaaactatCACTATTTCTTGGCTACATTATAATATACCATCAGGTGaatgatagtatatataataaaaacaatagggCTTAcagaatttattataaattttaaaaaattacaaaaatacagaattacagctCTTCATGGCATTGAATGCAGATAACATTTGGAATATTCTTTGCAAACATGGCTATTGCAATTCTTACATGTAGTACGAGTTTTCCTGCTTTTTTTAGGGACACACAAAGAACATCTTCCATTTTTCTTCGGCTGAAGAATTTCAAATGAAGTTGAAGAtcgtcttcttttcttgtttggttgaAAAATGTTAGCGGAACTAGAAGATTGTTTGTCATATTCTTTTAACTCCAGCAAGTTCCTTTCCTAACTGAATTAGGCACTGTCTTCTTTTATTCTTGAAACTTTTCAAGTGAAGCTGTTTAGCAACAATGAAAACATTCACTGCATTTATATCAGTCATGCTGTAGAATATAACCATAGGCCACCTTCGAGTCATTCTTGTGAAAGTGTATGTCTTTACCATCCTATCTAGAGTATCTActctcttttgttttgttgtaacatGTA from Octopus sinensis linkage group LG19, ASM634580v1, whole genome shotgun sequence includes these protein-coding regions:
- the LOC115222328 gene encoding uncharacterized protein LOC115222328, encoding MRQNLLEVIGKWTNVEGPVVYKGKWKETDLSELKKFIELIILIGVYKSKHANVTQLWSQEDGHRIFNKIMSQGRFQQILQVLHFDDASARRMLNDDKLEPAREVFEMWNQNLQDGYAPSSCMTVDEQLVSFRGRCPFQVYIPSKPGKY